Proteins from a single region of Balaenoptera acutorostrata chromosome 16, mBalAcu1.1, whole genome shotgun sequence:
- the LOC103013544 gene encoding pulmonary surfactant-associated protein A, producing the protein MLLCSLTLTLIWLVVSGLECDMKEVCLGSPGIPGTPGSHGLPGRDGRDGIKGDPGPPGPMGPPGGMPGLPGRDGMTGAPGLTGERGEKGEPGERGPPGLPTYLDKELQSTLREISHQILQSMRVLSFQGSMLAVGEKVFSTNGQSVNFDAIRESCARVGGRIATPRSPEENEAIASIVRKHNTYAYLGLAEGPTAGDFHYLDGTPVNYTNWYPGEPGGRGKEKCVEMYTDGQWNDKNCLQYRLAICEF; encoded by the exons ATGCTGCTGTGCTCTTTGACCCTCACCCTCATCTGGCTGGTGGTTTCTGGCCTTGAGTGCGACATGAAGGAAGTTTGTCTTGGAAGCCCTGGCATCCCTGGTACTCCTGGATCCCATGGCCTTCCAGGAAGAGATGGGAGAGATGGTATCAAAGGAGACCCTGGACCTCCAG GCCCCATGGGCCCCCCTGGAGGAATGCCAGGCCTCCCTGGGCGTGATGGGATGACTGGAGCCCCTGGCCTCACTGGAgagcgtggagaaaagggagagccTGGTGAGAGGGGCCCCCCAG GGCTTCCAACTTATCTAGACAAGGAGCTCCAGAGCACACTCCGTGAGATCAGCCATCAAATCCTGCAGTCGATGCGTG TCCTCAGTTTTCAGGGCTCCATGCTGGCAGTGGGAGAGAAGGTCTTCTCCACCAATGGGCAGTCGGTCAATTTTGATGCCATTAGAGAGTCATGTGCCAGAGTAGGTGGACGCATTGCTACCCCAAGGAGTCCAGAAGAGAATGAGGCCATTGCAAGCATCGTGAGGAAGCACAATACTTATGCTTACCTGGGCCTGGCTGAGGGTCCCACTGCTGGAGACTTCCACTACCTGGATGGAACCCCTGTGAATTACACCAACTGGtacccaggggagcctgggggtcgGGGCAAAGAGAAGTGTGTGGAGATGTACACAGATGGCCAGTGGAATGACAAGAACTGTTTGCAGTACCGACTGGCCATCTGTGAGTTTTGA